In a single window of the Labrus mixtus chromosome 20, fLabMix1.1, whole genome shotgun sequence genome:
- the rasd1 gene encoding dexamethasone-induced Ras-related protein 1: MIKKMSPSESEFDIPAKNCHRMVILGSTKVGKTAIISRFLNERFDDQYTPTIEDFHRKFYSIKGDVYQLDILDTSGNHPFPAMRRLSILTGDVFILVFSLDNRDSFQEVQRLKRQIYETKSCLRNKTKENADVPLVICGNKCDRDFYREVREDEIEQLVGGEEQCAYFEISAKKNTNVDQMFQTLFTMAKLPNEMSPDRHCKVTLQYCEVLHRKSFRSKKCKDGNAYGVVAPFARRPSVHSDLMYIKEKAVGGGQAKERGCTIC; this comes from the exons ATGATTAAGAAGATGTCTCCATCCGAGAGCGAGTTCGACATTCCGGCCAAGAATTGCCACAGGATGGTGATTCTGGGCTCCACCAAAGTTGGGAAGACGGCGATTATCTCTCGGTTTCTGAACGAGAGGTTTGACGACCAGTACACGCCAACTATTGAGGACTTTCATAGGAAATTCTACAGCATCAAGGGAGACGTTTACCAGCTGGACATTTTGGACACATCTGGAAACCATCCCTTCCCTGCAATGAGGAGGCTTTCAATTCTTACCG GCGACGTGTTCATTTTGGTATTCAGTCTGGATAACAGAGACTCCTTCCAGGAGGTGCAGCGTCTGAAGCGCCAGATTTACGAGACCAAGTCCTGCCTCCGAAACAAAACCAAGGAGAACGCGGATGTCCCGCTGGTCATCTGCGGCAACAAGTGTGACAGGGACTTTTACCGCGAGGTGCGGGAGGATGAGATCGAGCAGCTGGTCGGTGGAGAAGAGCAATGCGCTTATTTTGAAATCTCGGCAAAGAAGAACACCAACGTAGACCAGATGTTTCAGACTCTCTTTACCATGGCCAAGTTGCCTAACGAAATGAGCCCCGACCGCCACTGCAAAGTTACCCTGCAGTACTGCGAGGTTCTTCACAGAAAGTCCTTCAGAAGCAAGAAGTGCAAAGACGGGAACGCATATGGGGTTGTGGCGCCGTTTGCGCGGAGACCCAGTGTGCACAGTGACTTGATGTACATAAAGGAGAAAGCTGTTGGAGGCGGCCAGGCCAAAGAGAGAGGCTGCACCATATGCTGA